A single window of Caldisericia bacterium DNA harbors:
- a CDS encoding ribonuclease HII has protein sequence MKLPVGVDEAGRGSIAGPVVAASFPLLSLPKISITDSKKIKEDEREKIFDYILEGKFPFGVGVVSNEFIDREGILSATFEAMKLSILPFLYKKELDVETYRMLSLDELLNETVKSYENYSVFFPERIFISDILIVVDGNSIFTESIPLVSMIKGDEKVSLISFASVVAKVVRDRIMRKLSEEFKEYGWDRNKGYGTRKHFKAIEKYGLSMYHRRSFLDKR, from the coding sequence TTGAAACTACCAGTAGGAGTTGATGAAGCAGGAAGGGGCTCTATTGCAGGTCCTGTGGTTGCAGCCTCATTTCCCCTTCTTTCCCTACCAAAAATTTCTATTACCGATTCTAAAAAAATAAAGGAAGACGAAAGGGAGAAGATATTTGATTATATTCTTGAAGGAAAATTTCCCTTTGGTGTAGGCGTTGTATCCAACGAATTTATAGATAGAGAGGGAATACTCTCAGCCACCTTTGAAGCAATGAAACTATCCATACTTCCATTTCTATATAAGAAAGAATTGGATGTTGAAACATACAGGATGCTTTCCCTTGATGAACTTTTAAATGAGACTGTAAAAAGTTATGAAAATTACTCGGTTTTCTTTCCAGAGAGAATTTTTATATCAGATATACTCATAGTTGTGGATGGCAATTCAATATTTACAGAGAGCATCCCACTTGTCTCTATGATAAAGGGAGACGAGAAGGTTTCCCTCATATCTTTTGCCTCAGTTGTTGCCAAGGTTGTAAGGGATAGAATTATGAGGAAGCTGTCAGAGGAATTTAAGGAGTATGGATGGGATAGAAACAAAGGCTATGGAACAAGGAAGCATTTTAAAGCTATTGAAAAGTATGGATTATCAATGTATCATAGAAGAAGTTTCTTAGATAAGAGGTGA
- the lepB gene encoding signal peptidase I: protein MSKTFKEVVSWILTFAIAFGLAYLIRRYIYEPYKVQMSSMNPTIYENDIIIVNKFIFRFKDPERGEVVIFKPPYGSKDYIKRVIGLPGETLEIKDGFVFIDGKKLIEPYIKNSTPGIYGPIEIPQGEVFLMGDNRGNSLDSREFGPIEIKKLEGRAELIFWPPKHFKLLRGYPSFETTSRS, encoded by the coding sequence GGTCTTGCATATCTTATAAGGAGATATATTTATGAGCCATACAAAGTTCAGATGTCTTCTATGAATCCAACCATATACGAAAACGACATAATTATAGTTAATAAATTCATTTTCAGATTCAAAGATCCAGAAAGGGGGGAAGTTGTAATATTTAAACCACCGTATGGATCAAAGGATTATATAAAAAGGGTTATTGGTCTTCCAGGAGAAACTTTGGAGATAAAGGACGGTTTTGTATTTATAGATGGTAAGAAACTCATTGAACCGTACATAAAAAATTCCACCCCTGGAATATATGGACCCATTGAAATACCTCAGGGAGAGGTATTTTTGATGGGAGATAACAGAGGCAACTCCCTTGACTCAAGAGAATTTGGTCCCATTGAGATCAAAAAACTTGAAGGAAGGGCAGAACTTATATTCTGGCCCCCAAAACACTTTAAACTCCTTCGGGGATACCCAAGTTTTGAAACTACCAGTAGGAGTTGA